From the Anguilla anguilla isolate fAngAng1 chromosome 6, fAngAng1.pri, whole genome shotgun sequence genome, one window contains:
- the LOC118230308 gene encoding serine/threonine-protein kinase PAK 2-like isoform X1, with translation MDGLCCGPMQSVFCRLVFDNRRPRLGGKDGLCTPLCPPPSPSLLRRTPVMSDNGELEDKPPAPPVRMSSASFSSSKDTMSANHSSKPLPSVPEERKPRNKIISIFSGAEKGGRKKDKDKERPEISPPSDFEHTIHVGFDAVTGEFTGMPEQWARLLQTSNITKSEQKKNPQAVLDVLKFYDSTGNGRQKYLSFSSSDKDAQLLGKKGTEPSPANIKDIDDDEDDEAPPPIVAPRPEHTKSVYTRSVIDPLPSPPPCADADSASKGVDRQKKKGTGSKMTDEEIMEKLRTIVSVGDPKKKYTRYEKIGQGASGTVYTAIDVATGQEVAIKQINLQKQPKKELIINEILVMKELKNPNIVNFVDSFLVGEELFVVMEYLAGGSLTDVVTETCMDEAQIAAVCRECLQALEFLHANQVIHRDIKSDNVLLGMDGSVKLTDFGFCAQITPEQIKRYTMVGTPYWMAPEVVTRKAYGPKVDIWSLGIMAIEMVEGEPPYLNENPLRALYLIATNGTPELQNPEKLSPTFRDFLNRCLEMDVEKRGGGKELLQHPFLKMAKPLSSLTPLILASKEAMKSNR, from the exons ATGGATGGCCTGTGCTGTGGGCCAATGCAGTCTGTCTTCTGCAGGTTGGTCTTTGACAACAGGCGCCCACGATTGGGTGGAAAG GACGGTCTCTgcacccctctctgtccccccccctccccctccctcctccggCGCACCCCTGTCATGTCTGATAACGGAGAGCTGGAGGAcaagccccccgccccgcccgtcaGGATGAGCAGCGCCAGCTTCAGCAGTAGCAAGGACACGATgtcggccaatcacagctccaAGCCCCTGCCCTCTGTGCCCGAGGAGAGGAAACCCCGCAACAAGATCATCTCCATCTTTTCTGGAGCCGAGAaag GGGGCAGGAAGaaggacaaggacaaggaaCGCCCCGAAATCTCGCCCCCCTCAGACTTCGAACACACCATCCACGTCGGCTTTGATGCCGTGACCGGAGAATTCACT GGCATGCCAGAGCAGTGGGCTCGGCTGCTGCAGACCTCCAACATCACCAAGTCGGAGCAGAAGAAGAACCCGCAAGCCGTTCTGGACGTCCTCAAGTTCTACGACTCCACCGGCAACGGCAGGCAGAAATACCTCAGCTTCTCATCTTCAG ATAAAGACGCACAGCTG CTGGGGAAGAAGGGCACGGAACCCTCGCCAGCTAACATCAAGGACATCGACGACGATGAGGATGacgaagccccgccccccattgTGGCGCCCCGTCCGGAACACACCAAATCT GTGTACACCCGCTCCGTTATCGACCCACTCCCCTCGCCACCGCCCTGTGCAGATGCAGATTCCGCCTCGAAGGGTGTTGACAGGCAAAAGAAGAAGGGCACCGGCAGCAAAATGACAGACGAGGAGATCATGGAGAAACTCA GAACCATAGTCAGCGTAGGCGACCCCAAGAAGAAGTACACCCGATACGAGAAAATCGGACAGGG GGCTTCAGGCACAGTGTACACAGCCATCGATGTTGCCACGGGACAGGAG GTAGCCATCAAACAGATAAACCTGCAAAAGCAGCCCAAGAAGGAACTAATCATCAACGAGATCCTGGTGATGAAGGAGTTAAAGAACCCCAACATCGTCAACTTCGTGGACAG CTTCCTGGTGGGGGAGGAACTCTTTGTGGTGATGGAATACCTGGCTGGCGGCTCACTCACAGACGTCGTGACGGAGACCTGCATGGACGAGGCTCAGATCGCCGCTGTCTGCAGAGAG TGTTTGCAAGCCCTGGAGTTCCTGCACGCTAACCAGGTGATCCACCGTGACATCAAGAGCGACAACGTGCTCCTGGGGATGGACGGGTCTGTGAAACTCA ctgatttTGGGTTCTGCGCCCAGATCACCCCCGAGCAGATCAAGCGTTACACCATGGTGGGCACGCCCTACTGGATGGCCCCGGAGGTAGTGACCCGCAAGGCCTATGGGCCCAAAGTGGACATCTGGTCCCTGGGCATCATGGCCATCGAGATGGTGGAGGGAGAGCCCCCCTACCTCAACGAGAACCCCCTGAGG GCATTATACCTGATTGCCACCAATGGCACCCCGGAGCTCCAAAACCCGGAAAAACTGTCGCCTACCTTCCGGGACTTCCTGAACCGCTGCCTGGAGATGGACGTGGAGAAAAGGGGCGGGGGCAAGGAGCTGCTGCAA CACCCCTTCCTGAAGATGGCAAAGCCCCTTTCAAGCTTGACACCTCTCATCCTCGCTTCCAAGGAGGCAATGAAGAGCAACCGCTAG
- the LOC118230308 gene encoding serine/threonine-protein kinase PAK 2-like isoform X2, with protein sequence MSDNGELEDKPPAPPVRMSSASFSSSKDTMSANHSSKPLPSVPEERKPRNKIISIFSGAEKGGRKKDKDKERPEISPPSDFEHTIHVGFDAVTGEFTGMPEQWARLLQTSNITKSEQKKNPQAVLDVLKFYDSTGNGRQKYLSFSSSDKDAQLLGKKGTEPSPANIKDIDDDEDDEAPPPIVAPRPEHTKSVYTRSVIDPLPSPPPCADADSASKGVDRQKKKGTGSKMTDEEIMEKLRTIVSVGDPKKKYTRYEKIGQGASGTVYTAIDVATGQEVAIKQINLQKQPKKELIINEILVMKELKNPNIVNFVDSFLVGEELFVVMEYLAGGSLTDVVTETCMDEAQIAAVCRECLQALEFLHANQVIHRDIKSDNVLLGMDGSVKLTDFGFCAQITPEQIKRYTMVGTPYWMAPEVVTRKAYGPKVDIWSLGIMAIEMVEGEPPYLNENPLRALYLIATNGTPELQNPEKLSPTFRDFLNRCLEMDVEKRGGGKELLQHPFLKMAKPLSSLTPLILASKEAMKSNR encoded by the exons ATGTCTGATAACGGAGAGCTGGAGGAcaagccccccgccccgcccgtcaGGATGAGCAGCGCCAGCTTCAGCAGTAGCAAGGACACGATgtcggccaatcacagctccaAGCCCCTGCCCTCTGTGCCCGAGGAGAGGAAACCCCGCAACAAGATCATCTCCATCTTTTCTGGAGCCGAGAaag GGGGCAGGAAGaaggacaaggacaaggaaCGCCCCGAAATCTCGCCCCCCTCAGACTTCGAACACACCATCCACGTCGGCTTTGATGCCGTGACCGGAGAATTCACT GGCATGCCAGAGCAGTGGGCTCGGCTGCTGCAGACCTCCAACATCACCAAGTCGGAGCAGAAGAAGAACCCGCAAGCCGTTCTGGACGTCCTCAAGTTCTACGACTCCACCGGCAACGGCAGGCAGAAATACCTCAGCTTCTCATCTTCAG ATAAAGACGCACAGCTG CTGGGGAAGAAGGGCACGGAACCCTCGCCAGCTAACATCAAGGACATCGACGACGATGAGGATGacgaagccccgccccccattgTGGCGCCCCGTCCGGAACACACCAAATCT GTGTACACCCGCTCCGTTATCGACCCACTCCCCTCGCCACCGCCCTGTGCAGATGCAGATTCCGCCTCGAAGGGTGTTGACAGGCAAAAGAAGAAGGGCACCGGCAGCAAAATGACAGACGAGGAGATCATGGAGAAACTCA GAACCATAGTCAGCGTAGGCGACCCCAAGAAGAAGTACACCCGATACGAGAAAATCGGACAGGG GGCTTCAGGCACAGTGTACACAGCCATCGATGTTGCCACGGGACAGGAG GTAGCCATCAAACAGATAAACCTGCAAAAGCAGCCCAAGAAGGAACTAATCATCAACGAGATCCTGGTGATGAAGGAGTTAAAGAACCCCAACATCGTCAACTTCGTGGACAG CTTCCTGGTGGGGGAGGAACTCTTTGTGGTGATGGAATACCTGGCTGGCGGCTCACTCACAGACGTCGTGACGGAGACCTGCATGGACGAGGCTCAGATCGCCGCTGTCTGCAGAGAG TGTTTGCAAGCCCTGGAGTTCCTGCACGCTAACCAGGTGATCCACCGTGACATCAAGAGCGACAACGTGCTCCTGGGGATGGACGGGTCTGTGAAACTCA ctgatttTGGGTTCTGCGCCCAGATCACCCCCGAGCAGATCAAGCGTTACACCATGGTGGGCACGCCCTACTGGATGGCCCCGGAGGTAGTGACCCGCAAGGCCTATGGGCCCAAAGTGGACATCTGGTCCCTGGGCATCATGGCCATCGAGATGGTGGAGGGAGAGCCCCCCTACCTCAACGAGAACCCCCTGAGG GCATTATACCTGATTGCCACCAATGGCACCCCGGAGCTCCAAAACCCGGAAAAACTGTCGCCTACCTTCCGGGACTTCCTGAACCGCTGCCTGGAGATGGACGTGGAGAAAAGGGGCGGGGGCAAGGAGCTGCTGCAA CACCCCTTCCTGAAGATGGCAAAGCCCCTTTCAAGCTTGACACCTCTCATCCTCGCTTCCAAGGAGGCAATGAAGAGCAACCGCTAG